The Elaeis guineensis isolate ETL-2024a chromosome 13, EG11, whole genome shotgun sequence genome includes a region encoding these proteins:
- the LOC105056712 gene encoding protein LAZ1 homolog 2 isoform X4, with product MELNHLSNFGGVYKNLHIPALVIGGVSVLIALVLSFLLILQHLRSYTNPAIISLWNSRFSIICDILRNCYEAFALYSFGSYLAACLGGEERVAELLENGANKQLSEQLLKEEEKERAPHRRSFLDFFCHPSVLGKYLYTIVKFGLVQYMILKTLCAFLALLLELFGVYGDGEFQLYYGYPYIAVVLNFSQMWALYCLVQFYNVTHHRLQAIKPLAKFISFKAIVFATWWQGVGIAIICYFGILPKEGKIQNGIQDFLICIEMAIAAVAHVYVFSAKPYRFLSVSEYGKVTSLETTTKVKINESGKGRPTSVEQEETRVESPGTSITKSVQDVVLGSGEHVVKDVALTISQAIEPVEKGVTKIQETFHHISFGSDKEKEHKVEVDEYITENVVGDDPHIISSKMEINNGNLQ from the exons ATGGAATTGAATCACCTATCTAACTTTGGTGGAGTATATAAGAATCTTCACATACCGGCACTAGTCATTGGAGGAGTATCTGTTTTGATTGCACTGGTCCTTTCTTTCTTGTTGATATTGCAACATCTCAGATCATACACTAATCCTGCT ATAATATCCCTGTGGAATTCAAGATTTTCTATAATTTGTGACATCTTAAGAAATTGTTATGAAGCATTTGCCCTGTATTCTTTTGGAAGCTACTTGGCTGCCTGCCTTG GAGGTGAAGAAAGAGTTGCAGAGCTGCTTGAGAATGGAGCAAATAAACAGCTGAGTGAACAATTGCTcaaggaagaagagaaggaacgAGCACCACATCGAAGATCATTCCTCGATTTTTTTTGCCACCCAAGTGTGCTCGGAAAATATTTATACACAATTGTGAAATTCGGTCTTGTGCAATAT ATGATTCTCAAGACATTATGTGCCTTTCTTGCATTGCTGTTGGAGCTTTTTGGAGTATATGGAGATGGGGAATTCCAGCTGTACTATGG GTACCCATATATTGCAGTTGTATTAAACTTCAGTCAGATGTGGGCTTTGTATTGTCTTGTGCAGTTTTACAATGTGACCCATCATAGGTTGCAAGCAATCAAGCCATTGGCAAAGTTCATAAGCTTCAAGGCCATTGTGTTTGCAACTTGGTGGCAGGGAGTGGGTATTGCAATAATTTGTTATTTTGGTATCTTGCCAAAGGAGGGGAAGATCCAAAATGGAATTCAGGATTTTCTTATCTGCATTGAA ATGGCTATTGCAGCTGTTGCCCATGTGTATGTCTTCTCAGCAAAACCGTACCGGTTTCTCTCAGTTTCAGAGTATGGAAAGGTCACTTCCCTAGAAACTACAACCAAAGTGAAAATAAATGAAAGTGGCAAGGGAAGGCCCACTAGTGTTGAGCAAGAGGAAACCCGTGTTGAATCTCCAGGGACAAGCATCACCAAAAGTGTTCAGGATGTCGTGCTAGGGAGTGGTGAACAT GTTGTTAAAGATGTAGCTTTGACCATATCTCAGGCCATAGAGCCTGTAGAAAAGGGTGTCACAAAGATACAAGAGACATTCCATCACATTTCTTTTGGCTCAGATAAGGAGAAAGAACACAAAGTTGAGGTTGACGAGTACATCACAGAGAATGTTGTGGGAGATGATCCCCATATTATCAGCTCCAAAATGGAAATTAATAATGGAAATCTCCAATAA
- the LOC105056712 gene encoding protein LAZ1 homolog 2 isoform X2, with product MELNHLSNFGGVYKNLHIPALVIGGVSVLIALVLSFLLILQHLRSYTNPAEQKWIIGIIFMVPVYATESIISLWNSRFSIICDILRNCYEAFALYSFGSYLAACLGGEERVAELLENGANKQLSEQLLKEEEKERAPHRRSFLDFFCHPSVLGKYLYTIVKFGLVQYTLCAFLALLLELFGVYGDGEFQLYYGYPYIAVVLNFSQMWALYCLVQFYNVTHHRLQAIKPLAKFISFKAIVFATWWQGVGIAIICYFGILPKEGKIQNGIQDFLICIEMAIAAVAHVYVFSAKPYRFLSVSEYGKVTSLETTTKVKINESGKGRPTSVEQEETRVESPGTSITKSVQDVVLGSGEHVVKDVALTISQAIEPVEKGVTKIQETFHHISFGSDKEKEHKVEVDEYITENVVGDDPHIISSKMEINNGNLQ from the exons ATGGAATTGAATCACCTATCTAACTTTGGTGGAGTATATAAGAATCTTCACATACCGGCACTAGTCATTGGAGGAGTATCTGTTTTGATTGCACTGGTCCTTTCTTTCTTGTTGATATTGCAACATCTCAGATCATACACTAATCCTGCT GAACAGAAATGGATTATTGGCATCATATTCATGGTTCCTGTTTATGCCACTGAATCT ATAATATCCCTGTGGAATTCAAGATTTTCTATAATTTGTGACATCTTAAGAAATTGTTATGAAGCATTTGCCCTGTATTCTTTTGGAAGCTACTTGGCTGCCTGCCTTG GAGGTGAAGAAAGAGTTGCAGAGCTGCTTGAGAATGGAGCAAATAAACAGCTGAGTGAACAATTGCTcaaggaagaagagaaggaacgAGCACCACATCGAAGATCATTCCTCGATTTTTTTTGCCACCCAAGTGTGCTCGGAAAATATTTATACACAATTGTGAAATTCGGTCTTGTGCAATAT ACATTATGTGCCTTTCTTGCATTGCTGTTGGAGCTTTTTGGAGTATATGGAGATGGGGAATTCCAGCTGTACTATGG GTACCCATATATTGCAGTTGTATTAAACTTCAGTCAGATGTGGGCTTTGTATTGTCTTGTGCAGTTTTACAATGTGACCCATCATAGGTTGCAAGCAATCAAGCCATTGGCAAAGTTCATAAGCTTCAAGGCCATTGTGTTTGCAACTTGGTGGCAGGGAGTGGGTATTGCAATAATTTGTTATTTTGGTATCTTGCCAAAGGAGGGGAAGATCCAAAATGGAATTCAGGATTTTCTTATCTGCATTGAA ATGGCTATTGCAGCTGTTGCCCATGTGTATGTCTTCTCAGCAAAACCGTACCGGTTTCTCTCAGTTTCAGAGTATGGAAAGGTCACTTCCCTAGAAACTACAACCAAAGTGAAAATAAATGAAAGTGGCAAGGGAAGGCCCACTAGTGTTGAGCAAGAGGAAACCCGTGTTGAATCTCCAGGGACAAGCATCACCAAAAGTGTTCAGGATGTCGTGCTAGGGAGTGGTGAACAT GTTGTTAAAGATGTAGCTTTGACCATATCTCAGGCCATAGAGCCTGTAGAAAAGGGTGTCACAAAGATACAAGAGACATTCCATCACATTTCTTTTGGCTCAGATAAGGAGAAAGAACACAAAGTTGAGGTTGACGAGTACATCACAGAGAATGTTGTGGGAGATGATCCCCATATTATCAGCTCCAAAATGGAAATTAATAATGGAAATCTCCAATAA
- the LOC105056712 gene encoding protein LAZ1 homolog 2 isoform X3 — protein sequence MELNHLSNFGGVYKNLHIPALVIGGVSVLIALEQKWIIGIIFMVPVYATESIISLWNSRFSIICDILRNCYEAFALYSFGSYLAACLGGEERVAELLENGANKQLSEQLLKEEEKERAPHRRSFLDFFCHPSVLGKYLYTIVKFGLVQYMILKTLCAFLALLLELFGVYGDGEFQLYYGYPYIAVVLNFSQMWALYCLVQFYNVTHHRLQAIKPLAKFISFKAIVFATWWQGVGIAIICYFGILPKEGKIQNGIQDFLICIEMAIAAVAHVYVFSAKPYRFLSVSEYGKVTSLETTTKVKINESGKGRPTSVEQEETRVESPGTSITKSVQDVVLGSGEHVVKDVALTISQAIEPVEKGVTKIQETFHHISFGSDKEKEHKVEVDEYITENVVGDDPHIISSKMEINNGNLQ from the exons ATGGAATTGAATCACCTATCTAACTTTGGTGGAGTATATAAGAATCTTCACATACCGGCACTAGTCATTGGAGGAGTATCTGTTTTGATTGCACTG GAACAGAAATGGATTATTGGCATCATATTCATGGTTCCTGTTTATGCCACTGAATCT ATAATATCCCTGTGGAATTCAAGATTTTCTATAATTTGTGACATCTTAAGAAATTGTTATGAAGCATTTGCCCTGTATTCTTTTGGAAGCTACTTGGCTGCCTGCCTTG GAGGTGAAGAAAGAGTTGCAGAGCTGCTTGAGAATGGAGCAAATAAACAGCTGAGTGAACAATTGCTcaaggaagaagagaaggaacgAGCACCACATCGAAGATCATTCCTCGATTTTTTTTGCCACCCAAGTGTGCTCGGAAAATATTTATACACAATTGTGAAATTCGGTCTTGTGCAATAT ATGATTCTCAAGACATTATGTGCCTTTCTTGCATTGCTGTTGGAGCTTTTTGGAGTATATGGAGATGGGGAATTCCAGCTGTACTATGG GTACCCATATATTGCAGTTGTATTAAACTTCAGTCAGATGTGGGCTTTGTATTGTCTTGTGCAGTTTTACAATGTGACCCATCATAGGTTGCAAGCAATCAAGCCATTGGCAAAGTTCATAAGCTTCAAGGCCATTGTGTTTGCAACTTGGTGGCAGGGAGTGGGTATTGCAATAATTTGTTATTTTGGTATCTTGCCAAAGGAGGGGAAGATCCAAAATGGAATTCAGGATTTTCTTATCTGCATTGAA ATGGCTATTGCAGCTGTTGCCCATGTGTATGTCTTCTCAGCAAAACCGTACCGGTTTCTCTCAGTTTCAGAGTATGGAAAGGTCACTTCCCTAGAAACTACAACCAAAGTGAAAATAAATGAAAGTGGCAAGGGAAGGCCCACTAGTGTTGAGCAAGAGGAAACCCGTGTTGAATCTCCAGGGACAAGCATCACCAAAAGTGTTCAGGATGTCGTGCTAGGGAGTGGTGAACAT GTTGTTAAAGATGTAGCTTTGACCATATCTCAGGCCATAGAGCCTGTAGAAAAGGGTGTCACAAAGATACAAGAGACATTCCATCACATTTCTTTTGGCTCAGATAAGGAGAAAGAACACAAAGTTGAGGTTGACGAGTACATCACAGAGAATGTTGTGGGAGATGATCCCCATATTATCAGCTCCAAAATGGAAATTAATAATGGAAATCTCCAATAA
- the LOC105056712 gene encoding protein LAZ1 homolog 2 isoform X1: MELNHLSNFGGVYKNLHIPALVIGGVSVLIALVLSFLLILQHLRSYTNPAEQKWIIGIIFMVPVYATESIISLWNSRFSIICDILRNCYEAFALYSFGSYLAACLGGEERVAELLENGANKQLSEQLLKEEEKERAPHRRSFLDFFCHPSVLGKYLYTIVKFGLVQYMILKTLCAFLALLLELFGVYGDGEFQLYYGYPYIAVVLNFSQMWALYCLVQFYNVTHHRLQAIKPLAKFISFKAIVFATWWQGVGIAIICYFGILPKEGKIQNGIQDFLICIEMAIAAVAHVYVFSAKPYRFLSVSEYGKVTSLETTTKVKINESGKGRPTSVEQEETRVESPGTSITKSVQDVVLGSGEHVVKDVALTISQAIEPVEKGVTKIQETFHHISFGSDKEKEHKVEVDEYITENVVGDDPHIISSKMEINNGNLQ; the protein is encoded by the exons ATGGAATTGAATCACCTATCTAACTTTGGTGGAGTATATAAGAATCTTCACATACCGGCACTAGTCATTGGAGGAGTATCTGTTTTGATTGCACTGGTCCTTTCTTTCTTGTTGATATTGCAACATCTCAGATCATACACTAATCCTGCT GAACAGAAATGGATTATTGGCATCATATTCATGGTTCCTGTTTATGCCACTGAATCT ATAATATCCCTGTGGAATTCAAGATTTTCTATAATTTGTGACATCTTAAGAAATTGTTATGAAGCATTTGCCCTGTATTCTTTTGGAAGCTACTTGGCTGCCTGCCTTG GAGGTGAAGAAAGAGTTGCAGAGCTGCTTGAGAATGGAGCAAATAAACAGCTGAGTGAACAATTGCTcaaggaagaagagaaggaacgAGCACCACATCGAAGATCATTCCTCGATTTTTTTTGCCACCCAAGTGTGCTCGGAAAATATTTATACACAATTGTGAAATTCGGTCTTGTGCAATAT ATGATTCTCAAGACATTATGTGCCTTTCTTGCATTGCTGTTGGAGCTTTTTGGAGTATATGGAGATGGGGAATTCCAGCTGTACTATGG GTACCCATATATTGCAGTTGTATTAAACTTCAGTCAGATGTGGGCTTTGTATTGTCTTGTGCAGTTTTACAATGTGACCCATCATAGGTTGCAAGCAATCAAGCCATTGGCAAAGTTCATAAGCTTCAAGGCCATTGTGTTTGCAACTTGGTGGCAGGGAGTGGGTATTGCAATAATTTGTTATTTTGGTATCTTGCCAAAGGAGGGGAAGATCCAAAATGGAATTCAGGATTTTCTTATCTGCATTGAA ATGGCTATTGCAGCTGTTGCCCATGTGTATGTCTTCTCAGCAAAACCGTACCGGTTTCTCTCAGTTTCAGAGTATGGAAAGGTCACTTCCCTAGAAACTACAACCAAAGTGAAAATAAATGAAAGTGGCAAGGGAAGGCCCACTAGTGTTGAGCAAGAGGAAACCCGTGTTGAATCTCCAGGGACAAGCATCACCAAAAGTGTTCAGGATGTCGTGCTAGGGAGTGGTGAACAT GTTGTTAAAGATGTAGCTTTGACCATATCTCAGGCCATAGAGCCTGTAGAAAAGGGTGTCACAAAGATACAAGAGACATTCCATCACATTTCTTTTGGCTCAGATAAGGAGAAAGAACACAAAGTTGAGGTTGACGAGTACATCACAGAGAATGTTGTGGGAGATGATCCCCATATTATCAGCTCCAAAATGGAAATTAATAATGGAAATCTCCAATAA
- the LOC105056713 gene encoding uncharacterized protein — protein sequence MADDEFAKAVEDGLKLAKRIYAGKDRHFAPPRPVGGMERSPVSLLPAAPMVYAVVDDPGIVDNPDIPSYQPHVYGRCDPPALIPLQMNEIALEADCFLDTAFVAIRGRWRVHCIMRNRSCDCRLVVPMGEQGSILGVEVEVGRKSYSTRVMDEEENQNMEKPARNEGGGFLKPQLFSLTIPEVSGGSDISLTVRWSQKLFYKDGQFSITVPFSFPEFVTPFAKIFAKTEKIQLNVNSGFGKEVLLQTTSHGLKERSRQAGILTFLYEAAVEQWSHREFYFSYSVYSNDLFGGILLQSPTMYDLDQRDTFCLYLFPGNIQNRKVFRREVVFIVDISGSMEGKPLENVKNALSTALLELTAVDKFNIIAFNEELHSFSSCMEPVTEVKVENAHEWICKTVVAGGGTNIMHPLNEAIDLLSYAQDSAPHIFLITDGSVEDERDICSTMRTHVAKRGSMSPRISTFGVGSYCNHYFLRMLSSISKGQYDAAYDPDLIESRMQRWFMRASSPIVMNITVDIFKHLDEVEVYPSHIPDLSVGCPLIVSGRYQGKFPDSLKAKGILADMSEIVIDLEVKNTKDIPLEKVFAKQHIDLLTAEAWFSESKQLKEKAIKISMRSSVPSEYTYMILLQTDTEKQDAVKQVKKHGSQKDAGPKNCLRIRVHGLAIGFGNVNATLENLPTGFGEPKLPETNYVYEKAVRCCDNYCCCMYIIKACSKLNDRLVIVMTQCCAALSFLGCYECCCAACCESSN from the exons ATGGCCGACGACGAGTTCGCGAAGGCCGTCGAGGACGGGTTGAAGCTGGCGAAGCGGATATACGCCGGGAAGGACCGGCACTTCGCGCCGCCGCGGCCCGTCGGCGGGATGGAGAGGTCGCCGGTGTCCCTCCTCCCGGCGGCGCCGATGGTGTACGCCGTTGTCGACGACCCAGGGATCGTCGACAACCCTGACATCCCGAGTTACCAGCCCCACGTGTACGGCCGCTGCGACCCTCCGGCGCTGATCCCCCTCCAGATGAACGAGATCGCCCTGGAGGCCGACTGCTTCTTGGACACGGCCTTCGTCGCCATCCGCGGCCGGTGGCGCGTCCACTGCATCATGCGAAACCGGAGCTGCGACTGCCGCCTCGTTGTCCCCATGGGCGAGCAG GGTTCAATTCTGGGTGTCGAGGTTGAAGTTGGTAGGAAATCATACTCCACTCGGGTGATGGATGAAGAAGAAAATCAGAACATGGAGAAGCCTGCGAGAAATGAAGGAGGGGGCTTTCTGAAACCCCAGCTGTTTTCCTTGACAATCCCTGAG GTTAGTGGAGGATCTGACATTTCTCTTACAGTCAGATGGTCTCAGAAGTTGTTCTATAAAGATGGGCAGTTCTCTATTACTGTCCCTTTTAGTTTTCCAGAATTTGTCACTCCATTTGCAAAAATATTTGCAAAAACGGAAAAAATTCAATTGAATGTGAATAGTGGTTTTGGGAAGGAAGTTTTGTTGCAGACTACGAGCCATGGTTTGAAG GAACGAAGTCGCCAAGCTGGAATATTGACTTTCTTATATGAAGCAGCTGTTGAGCAGTGGTCACATAGagagttttatttttcatatagt GTTTATTCAAATGATTTGTTTGGTGGCATACTCTTACAATCTCCAACAATGTATGACCTTGATCAGAGAGACACGTTCTGCCTCTATCTTTTTCCAGGAAATATCCAGAACAGAAAG GTCTTCAGAAGAGAAGTGGTTTTTATAGTTGATATAAGTGGAAGTATGGAAGGGAAGCCTCTGGAGAATGTTAAGAATGCACTATCTACAGCCCTCTTGGAGCTCACTGCAGTcgataaatttaatataatagcTTTCAATGAGGAGTTACATTCATTCTCATCATGTATGGAACCAGTGACTGAGGTCAAGGTAGAAAATGCTCACGAGTGGATATGCAAAACTGTTGTTGCGGGGGGTGGGACAAATATCATGCACCCTTTAAATGAG GCAATAGATTTACTATCCTATGCTCAAGATTCAGCCCCACATATTTTTCTCATAACTGATGGATCTGTTGAAGATGAACGTGACATTTGTTCTACCATGAGAACTCATGTGGCAAAGAGAGGATCCATGTCCCCACGAATTTCCACTTTTGGTGTTG GTTCTTATTGCAATCATTATTTCTTGCGGATGTTGTCATCAATCAGCAAGGGGCAGTATGATGCTGCATATGATCCAG ATCTGATTGAATCCCGAATGCAGAGATGGTTTATGAGGGCTTCATCCCCGATAGTTATGAATATCACTGTCGACATCTTTAAACATCTTGATGAAGTTGAG GTGTATCCTTCTCATATTCCAGATCTTTCAGTGGGATGCCCATTGATTGTATCAGGCAGATACCAGGGCAAGTTTCCTGATTCTCTTAAAGCTAAAGGAATCTTGGCTGACATGAGTGAAATTGTTATTGACTTGGAGGTGAAAAATACAAAGGATATCCCTCTTGAAAAA GTTTTTGCAAAGCAACACATTGATCTTCTTACAGCTGAGGCATGGTTTTCTGAAAGCAAACAGCTCAAGGAAAAG gcTATTAAAATAAGCATGCGAAGTAGTGTACCATCGGAGTATACATATATGATCTTACTGCAGACTGACACAGAAAAGCAGGATGCTGTAAAACAG GTAAAGAAACATGGCTCCCAAAAGGATGCAGGCCCTAAAAACTGCTTACGGATTCGGGTCCATGGCCTGGCCATTGGATTTGGAAATGTAAATGCAACCTTGGAAAATCTCCCCACAGGGTTCGGAGAGCCGAAGCTTCCTGAGACCAACTATGTCTATGAGAAAGCTGTCAGATGCTGTGACAACTACTGTTGCTGCATGTACATCATCAAAGCATGCTCTAAGCTGAATGATCGGCTTGTGATTGTAATGACACAGTGCTGTGCAGCGTTGTCATTCCTTGGCTGCTACGAGTGCTGCTGTGCGGCATGCTGCGAAAGCTCCAATTAG